In Paralcaligenes sp. KSB-10, the following are encoded in one genomic region:
- a CDS encoding 5-carboxymethyl-2-hydroxymuconate Delta-isomerase yields MPHIWIEYSANLRPEIDVRALMKTVQDTAIGDGSVFPLAGARTRALCIDDYLIVDGHPDNAFVHVTLKIGHGRDDAVKQRAGERIFAALQQALAPIMASRPLGITMQIEEADPVLNYKSNNYRDYLKARAANK; encoded by the coding sequence ATGCCGCATATATGGATCGAGTACTCAGCCAATCTGCGCCCCGAAATCGATGTCCGGGCCTTGATGAAAACTGTGCAGGACACCGCCATCGGCGACGGCAGCGTCTTTCCCCTGGCGGGCGCCCGCACTCGCGCCCTCTGCATCGACGACTATCTGATCGTCGACGGGCATCCCGACAACGCTTTTGTCCATGTCACCCTGAAAATCGGCCATGGCCGCGACGACGCAGTCAAGCAGCGGGCCGGCGAGCGGATTTTTGCTGCGCTACAGCAAGCCCTGGCGCCCATCATGGCGTCCCGGCCGCTGGGCATTACCATGCAGATCGAGGAAGCCGACCCCGTCCTCAACTATAAAAGCAATAACTATCGGGATTACCTCAAGGCCCGGGCCGCAAACAAATAA
- a CDS encoding fumarylacetoacetate hydrolase family protein encodes MTTQADYATLACGPAADRPRIVVGTLLNYRQALEQLGDAANQPPYKSAPKAPVLYIKPANTYAQDGDEIVLPADVAEVEIGACLGIVFQRKATRVSEAQAMDYVAGYRIVADLSVPHSSYFRPPMKQKCRDGFCPMGALLARDQIQNPDDLSIQVHVDGQCMQQAHTRDLIRPVARLIADVTQFMSLDRGDILLVGVPAGAPLAHAGQRIEISISELGRLTNRLSAPV; translated from the coding sequence ATGACGACCCAAGCGGACTATGCCACTTTGGCCTGCGGACCTGCCGCCGATCGACCCCGGATCGTGGTGGGGACCCTGCTCAATTACCGGCAGGCCCTGGAACAACTGGGCGATGCCGCCAATCAGCCTCCCTACAAATCGGCCCCCAAGGCCCCGGTCCTGTATATCAAGCCGGCCAACACCTATGCCCAGGACGGCGACGAAATTGTGCTGCCTGCCGACGTCGCCGAAGTCGAGATCGGCGCCTGCCTGGGCATTGTCTTCCAGCGCAAGGCCACCCGGGTCAGCGAAGCACAGGCAATGGATTATGTGGCCGGATACCGCATCGTGGCCGATCTGTCGGTGCCGCACTCCAGCTACTTCCGCCCGCCCATGAAACAGAAATGCCGCGACGGCTTCTGCCCCATGGGAGCCCTGCTTGCCCGCGATCAAATCCAGAATCCGGACGACCTGAGTATCCAGGTGCATGTCGATGGCCAGTGCATGCAGCAGGCGCATACCCGCGACCTGATCCGCCCTGTGGCCCGGCTGATTGCCGATGTCACGCAATTCATGAGCCTGGACCGCGGCGACATTCTGCTGGTCGGCGTTCCGGCCGGCGCCCCGCTGGCGCATGCCGGCCAACGCATTGAAATCAGCATTTCGGAACTTGGCCGCCTGACCAACCGCCTGAGCGCCCCCGTCTGA
- a CDS encoding fumarylacetoacetate hydrolase family protein, whose amino-acid sequence MKHARIRYQGSIHLATDAGDHRLRLADGRTLSQDEVDWLPPIEPRTTFTLAINYADHAKELAFKAPEEPLGFLKAANTFVGHRAQTLRPADVAFMHYECELAVVIGRTASKVSRDQAYEYVAGYTVANDYALRDYLENWYRPNLRVKSRDTCTPLGPWLVERDDVPDPMNLNLRTTVNGVETQRGNTRDMVFGIPALIEYFSSFMTLSPGDLILTGTPDGIVNVKPGDEVVTEIEGIGRLVNTLVADPA is encoded by the coding sequence ATGAAACACGCCCGCATACGCTACCAAGGCAGCATCCACCTGGCCACCGACGCCGGCGATCACCGCTTGCGGCTGGCCGATGGTCGCACCCTGTCCCAGGACGAGGTCGACTGGCTGCCGCCGATAGAACCGCGCACCACCTTTACCCTGGCCATCAACTATGCCGATCATGCCAAAGAACTGGCTTTCAAGGCACCCGAAGAGCCCCTGGGCTTCCTGAAGGCGGCCAATACCTTTGTCGGCCATCGGGCCCAGACCCTGCGGCCCGCCGATGTGGCCTTCATGCATTATGAATGCGAGCTGGCCGTGGTGATAGGGCGCACGGCCAGCAAGGTATCCCGCGACCAGGCCTATGAGTATGTGGCCGGCTACACGGTAGCCAACGACTACGCGCTGCGCGACTATCTGGAAAACTGGTACCGGCCCAATCTGCGCGTCAAGAGCCGCGACACCTGCACGCCGCTGGGCCCCTGGCTGGTCGAGCGCGACGATGTGCCCGACCCCATGAACCTGAACCTGCGCACCACCGTCAACGGCGTGGAAACCCAGCGCGGCAACACCCGAGACATGGTGTTCGGCATACCGGCGCTGATCGAATACTTCAGCAGTTTCATGACATTGTCACCGGGCGACCTGATCCTGACCGGCACACCCGACGGAATCGTCAACGTCAAGCCGGGCGACGAAGTCGTCACCGAAATCGAAGGCATCGGACGCCTGGTCAATACACTGGTCGCCGATCCCGCCTGA
- the hpaH gene encoding 2-oxo-hept-4-ene-1,7-dioate hydratase yields the protein MLDKKTISALAARLQEAERNRSQVRQFSLDHPDITIDDAYAIQREWVALKIDKGRRVKGHKIGLTSRAMQQSSQIDEPDYGVLLDDMFFGDGSDIPAARFIQPRLEVELAFILGKRLEGPDVTLFNVYDAVDYVVPALEIIDARIQMIDPDSKRPRKVFDTISDNAANAGIVMGGRPVKIGELDLRWIGAILSRNAVIEETGVAAGVLNHPANGVVWLANKLAPHGVALEPGQVILSGSFTRPVFARPGDTFNVDYGPLGSVNCHFV from the coding sequence ATGCTCGACAAGAAAACCATCAGTGCCCTGGCCGCCCGGCTGCAGGAAGCCGAACGCAACCGCAGCCAGGTTCGCCAGTTCTCGCTGGACCATCCCGACATCACCATCGACGATGCCTACGCGATCCAGCGCGAATGGGTGGCGCTGAAAATCGACAAGGGCCGCCGGGTCAAGGGGCACAAGATCGGTCTCACTTCGCGCGCCATGCAGCAATCGTCGCAGATCGACGAACCGGATTACGGCGTGCTCCTCGACGATATGTTTTTCGGCGACGGCAGCGACATTCCCGCGGCGCGTTTCATCCAGCCCCGCCTCGAAGTGGAACTGGCCTTCATCCTGGGCAAACGCCTGGAAGGCCCGGACGTTACGCTGTTCAATGTCTACGACGCGGTCGATTATGTGGTGCCCGCACTTGAAATCATCGATGCGCGCATACAAATGATCGACCCCGACAGCAAACGGCCGCGCAAGGTATTCGACACCATTTCCGACAATGCCGCCAATGCCGGCATTGTCATGGGCGGGCGGCCCGTGAAAATCGGCGAACTCGATCTGCGCTGGATCGGCGCCATTCTTTCGCGCAATGCCGTTATCGAAGAAACCGGCGTCGCGGCGGGCGTGCTCAACCACCCCGCCAATGGCGTGGTGTGGCTGGCCAATAAACTGGCTCCCCACGGCGTGGCCCTCGAACCGGGCCAGGTGATATTATCGGGATCGTTTACCCGCCCCGTGTTTGCCCGGCCCGGCGATACATTCAATGTCGACTACGGCCCGCTGGGTTCCGTCAACTGCCACTTTGTCTGA
- the hpaI gene encoding 4-hydroxy-2-oxoheptanedioate aldolase, giving the protein MDILTNTFKQALRKGQPQIGLWAALAHSVTAEICAGAGFDWLLIDGEHAPNTLQTMLPQLQAVAPYPVAAVVRPSWNDPVQIKQVLEIGAQTLLIPMVQSGAEAAAAVAAVRYPPHGIRGVGSSIARSARWNRIPDYLHRANDEMCVLIQIETPQGVDALDDILATEGVDGVFIGPADLSANMGHLGNPGHPEVAKLIDDTIGRIVRSGKAAGILHSDIARAKHFLDLGATFVAVGVDASLLARAAERLAGEFKASTPGGTPPKPGGPY; this is encoded by the coding sequence ATGGATATCCTGACCAATACCTTCAAGCAGGCGCTGCGCAAAGGCCAGCCGCAGATTGGATTGTGGGCCGCCCTGGCTCATTCCGTCACCGCCGAAATTTGTGCCGGAGCAGGCTTCGACTGGCTGCTGATCGACGGCGAACATGCGCCCAATACCTTGCAAACCATGCTGCCGCAGTTGCAGGCCGTGGCCCCCTATCCGGTTGCCGCGGTCGTGCGGCCTTCGTGGAACGACCCTGTGCAAATCAAGCAAGTTCTGGAAATCGGCGCCCAGACCTTGCTGATACCCATGGTGCAGTCGGGCGCCGAGGCCGCTGCCGCGGTAGCGGCTGTGCGCTATCCCCCCCACGGTATACGGGGGGTCGGCAGCTCGATTGCGCGGTCGGCGCGCTGGAACCGCATTCCCGATTACCTGCATCGTGCCAACGATGAAATGTGCGTGTTGATCCAGATTGAAACGCCGCAAGGGGTCGATGCGCTGGACGATATCCTGGCTACGGAAGGAGTGGACGGCGTCTTTATCGGACCTGCCGATCTTTCCGCCAATATGGGCCACTTGGGCAATCCCGGCCACCCCGAGGTCGCCAAGCTGATCGACGACACCATAGGGCGCATTGTGCGTTCGGGCAAGGCGGCCGGAATCCTGCACAGCGATATCGCTCGCGCCAAACACTTCCTGGACCTGGGCGCAACCTTCGTGGCAGTGGGCGTGGATGCTTCCCTGCTGGCGCGCGCCGCGGAAAGGCTCGCCGGCGAATTCAAGGCATCGACGCCGGGCGGTACACCGCCAAAACCAGGCGGGCCGTATTGA
- a CDS encoding O-methyltransferase — MDQAQWTSVDSYFTDLLLEPDPSLDTVLAHSGQAQLPAINVAPNQGKLLYLLALMKAARRILEIGTLGGYSTIWLARALPEQGKLVSLELDGSYAALAAQNIALVGESGKVEIRVGPALDSLRKMVEHGEEPFDLIFIDADKEHNPQYLELSLALSRAGTVIIGDNVVRKGEVVNASSNDPSVRGVRRFCELMATSPRLTATAVQTVGSKGWDGFSLAMVTG, encoded by the coding sequence ATGGATCAGGCGCAATGGACTTCGGTCGACAGCTACTTTACGGATCTTTTGCTGGAGCCGGATCCCTCGCTCGATACGGTGCTGGCTCATAGCGGGCAGGCGCAGTTGCCGGCGATCAATGTGGCTCCCAATCAGGGAAAGCTTCTGTATTTGCTGGCACTGATGAAAGCGGCGCGGCGCATTCTTGAAATTGGCACTTTGGGGGGCTACAGCACGATCTGGCTGGCGCGGGCCTTGCCCGAGCAAGGCAAGCTGGTAAGTTTGGAGCTGGATGGATCGTACGCGGCGCTTGCGGCCCAAAACATAGCGCTTGTGGGGGAATCCGGCAAGGTGGAAATCAGGGTGGGCCCGGCCCTGGATAGCCTGCGCAAGATGGTCGAGCATGGGGAAGAGCCGTTTGACTTGATCTTTATCGATGCTGATAAAGAACACAATCCTCAGTATCTGGAATTGTCGCTGGCGCTGTCCAGGGCTGGAACGGTCATAATTGGCGACAACGTGGTGCGCAAGGGGGAAGTCGTCAATGCATCCAGCAATGATCCCAGTGTGCGGGGTGTGCGGCGGTTCTGCGAACTTATGGCCACCAGCCCGCGCCTGACGGCTACCGCTGTGCAGACGGTAGGCAGCAAGGGCTGGGATGGTTTTTCCTTGGCGATGGTGACGGGCTGA
- a CDS encoding PaaI family thioesterase yields the protein MSSPAFKPAHAQYAARVRESFARQRVMVTIGAELLSVSAGHVEIGLPYNAELTQQNGFIHAGITTTIADSAGGYAALSLFQDNEDVLTTELKLNLLAPADGERFVATGKVIKSGRTLTVCQVEVHACKGERTTLCAFGILSTMRLQSKPA from the coding sequence ATGTCGTCACCCGCATTCAAGCCGGCCCATGCGCAGTACGCGGCGCGCGTCAGGGAAAGTTTCGCCCGGCAACGCGTCATGGTTACCATCGGCGCCGAACTGCTCTCGGTCTCCGCGGGCCACGTCGAAATCGGCCTTCCCTACAACGCCGAACTGACCCAGCAAAACGGCTTTATCCATGCCGGCATTACGACGACCATAGCCGACAGCGCCGGAGGCTACGCGGCGTTGAGCCTGTTTCAAGACAATGAAGATGTCCTGACAACCGAACTCAAACTGAACCTGCTGGCACCCGCCGACGGCGAACGTTTCGTCGCCACCGGCAAGGTTATCAAGAGCGGCCGCACGCTGACCGTCTGCCAGGTGGAAGTTCATGCCTGCAAGGGCGAACGCACCACTTTGTGCGCTTTCGGCATTCTGTCCACGATGCGCCTGCAATCGAAGCCCGCATAA
- the argE gene encoding acetylornithine deacetylase: MKPQSLDMITKLVGFDTVSRNSNLPLIHYIRDYLALHGVQSHIISNSKGDKANLFATVGPNVEGGIVLSGHTDVVPVDGQPWDTDPFQVLQKDGRLYGRGTCDMKAFSAIALALVPDMVKKNLKRPIHFALSYDEEIGCVGAPSLIERLSIAAAKPSAVIVGEPTSMQPIVAHKGIAALRTTVIGHEAHSSQVQNGVSAVTIAAKLIAFIDGMMAENKAAADPACQFVPPYTTLHVGIVNGGTALNIISRECTFTWDIRALPGDNWRKYLDRLNAYAQSLLPDMQAIAPDTSISTEIFADAPPLQDNGGAAQEIAFHLSGCRCGGVVPYAAEGGQFQEKGFATVLCGPGSIDQAHKPNEYIEVSQVQECEVFLEKLIDQLAA; the protein is encoded by the coding sequence GTGAAGCCTCAGTCTTTGGACATGATTACCAAGCTGGTCGGGTTCGACACCGTCTCGCGCAACTCCAACCTCCCCCTGATTCATTACATCAGGGACTACCTCGCCCTGCATGGCGTGCAAAGCCACATAATCAGCAACTCCAAGGGCGACAAGGCCAATCTGTTCGCCACGGTCGGCCCCAATGTTGAAGGCGGCATCGTGCTTTCCGGCCATACCGATGTGGTGCCGGTCGATGGCCAGCCCTGGGACACAGACCCCTTCCAGGTCCTGCAGAAAGATGGCCGGCTATACGGCCGCGGCACCTGCGACATGAAGGCTTTTTCCGCCATTGCGCTGGCCCTGGTGCCGGACATGGTCAAAAAGAACCTGAAGCGCCCGATTCATTTTGCGCTGAGCTACGACGAGGAAATCGGCTGCGTCGGCGCCCCCTCTCTTATCGAGCGCCTGTCCATCGCCGCCGCCAAACCCAGCGCCGTCATTGTGGGCGAACCCACCAGCATGCAGCCCATCGTGGCCCACAAGGGCATCGCCGCCCTGCGCACCACGGTCATCGGGCACGAGGCCCATTCAAGCCAGGTGCAAAACGGGGTCAGCGCCGTTACGATAGCCGCCAAGCTCATTGCCTTCATCGACGGCATGATGGCTGAAAACAAGGCGGCAGCCGATCCCGCGTGCCAGTTCGTACCCCCCTACACGACGCTGCACGTGGGGATCGTCAATGGCGGCACGGCCCTGAACATTATTTCCCGCGAATGCACATTCACCTGGGACATACGCGCCCTGCCCGGCGACAACTGGCGAAAATACCTCGACCGCCTCAACGCGTATGCGCAAAGCCTGCTGCCCGATATGCAAGCCATTGCACCCGACACCTCCATCAGCACGGAAATCTTCGCGGATGCCCCTCCCTTGCAGGATAACGGCGGCGCGGCCCAGGAAATCGCCTTTCATCTCTCCGGCTGCCGGTGCGGCGGTGTGGTCCCTTATGCCGCCGAAGGAGGACAGTTCCAGGAGAAAGGATTCGCCACCGTATTGTGCGGCCCGGGATCCATCGACCAGGCCCACAAGCCCAACGAATATATCGAGGTTTCGCAGGTTCAGGAATGCGAGGTTTTCCTGGAAAAACTGATCGATCAATTGGCTGCATAG